The nucleotide sequence GCAGCTTTCCGATACGCTCCTTCATTTCCCTTGCCGCTTTATTTGTAAAAGTAATCGCAAGGATATTCCACGGAGCGACTCCCTTTTCAACCATCAGGTACGCGATTCTTCTTGTGAGAACGCTTGTCTTTCCGCTCCCTGCGCCTGCCATGATTAAGAGCGGTCCATCCGTTGCCTTGACCGCTTCCTTTTGCATGTCATTCAAGCCATTTAATAATTGATCTGTTAAAAATTGCACGTTCCGGACACCACCTTATATCAAACATATGTTCTTATTTTATCTCAACACCTGCGTGTTATGCAATTATGGTTTTACTGCTTTTACCGTTTTCATTGCAGCTTCCAGGTTCTCATAAATAATGTTGCCGACAACAACTGTATCGGCATGCTCGGCCATTTCAGCTGCCTGTTCAGGCGTCTGAATACCGCCTCCGTAAAACAGCTTTGTCTCAGAAAGCACTTTGCCTGCCGCTTCCACAACATTCACATCGCCATAAGTTCCGCTGTACTCCAGATAGAAAATCGGCATGTGAAACATGTTTTCAGCCAGTCTGGCGTATGAGACCACATCATCAGCAGTCAATTCAGTCCTTGCATCTGTGAGCTTTGCTGCTTTGCAGTCCCCGTTCAGAATGCAGTACCCTTCCACGAGGAGCTCATCCCAGTTCATAAGATCTCCATATTCTTTAACCGCCTCATGATGCAGCCCCATAACCCACTTTGCATCCCTGCTGTTCATGACAGACGGAATGAAAT is from Bacillus sp. FSL H8-0547 and encodes:
- a CDS encoding heptaprenylglyceryl phosphate synthase; the encoded protein is MYDVSEWKHVFKLDPDKEISDEALERICESGTDAIIVGGSDNVTMDNVLNLMSRIRRYLVPCVLEVSEIESIMPGFDLYFIPSVMNSRDAKWVMGLHHEAVKEYGDLMNWDELLVEGYCILNGDCKAAKLTDARTELTADDVVSYARLAENMFHMPIFYLEYSGTYGDVNVVEAAGKVLSETKLFYGGGIQTPEQAAEMAEHADTVVVGNIIYENLEAAMKTVKAVKP